The following are from one region of the Halolamina litorea genome:
- a CDS encoding MBL fold metallo-hydrolase, which yields MQLRFLGGAGEVGRSAVLVDDSLLLDFGLLTAEPPQYPVGAPDPDAVVVSHGHLDHVGTIPALLSGSNRPPIHWTPPTRELALTLARDTLKLHGHSPHCPFTENDVKRVTEVSRTHGYRETFDAAGYEVTFYNAGHIPGSAHVLVDDGETRLLYTADFHLDEQSAADPPAGFDAGRPPAGQRLVPGSTARPEADAVICESTYSDVDHEPRATVEHRFAQSVKTTLWEGGTVVVPAFAIGRTQEMLMICEAHDIPCYVDGMGTDVTEMLRRHPEFVRDADALRRAKSHARFVTGRDGQRKRIADQKAAIITTSGMLSGGPAMTYIPEIRANPVNKIAMTGYQVEGTPGRELLETGRAEIDGRVTPVSAQVEQYDFSAHADHDGLRRFLEGYDDATVLVNHGDRCGDFAAELRDDGYDAAAPELGATVEV from the coding sequence ATGCAGCTACGCTTCCTCGGCGGCGCCGGCGAGGTCGGCCGCAGCGCCGTCCTCGTCGACGACTCCCTGCTGCTCGACTTCGGCCTGCTGACCGCCGAGCCGCCCCAGTACCCCGTCGGGGCGCCCGACCCCGACGCGGTCGTCGTCTCCCACGGCCACCTCGACCACGTCGGAACGATCCCCGCCCTCCTCTCGGGGTCGAACCGGCCGCCGATCCACTGGACGCCGCCGACCCGGGAGCTGGCGCTCACGCTCGCCCGGGACACGCTCAAACTCCACGGTCACTCCCCACACTGCCCGTTCACCGAGAACGACGTGAAACGCGTCACCGAGGTCTCACGGACCCACGGCTACCGCGAGACGTTCGACGCGGCGGGCTACGAGGTGACCTTCTACAACGCCGGCCACATCCCCGGCAGCGCGCACGTCCTCGTCGACGATGGGGAGACACGCCTCCTCTACACCGCCGACTTCCACCTCGACGAGCAGTCCGCCGCGGACCCGCCCGCGGGCTTCGACGCCGGCCGGCCGCCGGCCGGTCAGCGCCTCGTTCCCGGGTCGACGGCGCGGCCAGAGGCCGACGCGGTGATCTGTGAGAGCACCTACTCCGACGTCGACCACGAACCCCGCGCGACAGTCGAACACCGGTTCGCCCAGAGCGTGAAGACGACCCTGTGGGAGGGCGGCACCGTCGTCGTCCCCGCGTTCGCCATCGGCCGAACCCAAGAGATGCTCATGATCTGCGAGGCCCACGACATCCCCTGCTACGTCGACGGGATGGGGACGGACGTGACCGAGATGCTGCGCCGCCACCCCGAGTTCGTCCGCGACGCCGACGCGCTGCGCCGGGCGAAGTCCCACGCCCGGTTCGTGACGGGGCGGGACGGCCAGCGCAAACGGATCGCCGACCAGAAGGCCGCGATCATCACCACCAGCGGGATGCTCTCGGGCGGCCCGGCGATGACGTACATCCCCGAGATCCGGGCCAATCCGGTGAACAAGATCGCCATGACCGGCTACCAGGTCGAGGGCACCCCGGGCCGGGAGCTACTGGAGACGGGTCGGGCCGAGATCGACGGCCGCGTGACGCCCGTCAGCGCGCAGGTCGAGCAGTACGACTTCTCGGCTCACGCCGACCACGACGGCCTGCGGCGCTTCCTCGAGGGCTACGACGACGCGACGGTGCTCGTGAACCACGGCGACCGCTGTGGCGACTTCGCGGCGGAGCTCCGCGACGACGGCTACGACGCCGCGGCGCCCGAACTGGGCGCGACCGTCGAGGTCTGA
- a CDS encoding winged helix-turn-helix transcriptional regulator, which yields MSDDRGEKLQVWCAGEEWCPVTATASLVGKKWHPVVIQRLLRQGPSGFSELEESVDGISSKVLSDVLGDLEEKLLVNREIVNEKPVRTEYSLTDHGESLEPVIVAMRDWGERHITEAEDPDASLA from the coding sequence ATGAGCGACGACCGCGGGGAGAAACTGCAGGTCTGGTGTGCGGGCGAGGAGTGGTGTCCGGTGACGGCGACGGCGTCGCTGGTCGGCAAGAAGTGGCACCCGGTGGTGATCCAGCGGCTGCTACGGCAGGGTCCGAGCGGCTTCAGCGAACTCGAAGAGAGCGTCGACGGCATCTCGAGCAAGGTGCTCTCGGACGTGCTCGGCGATCTGGAGGAGAAACTGCTCGTCAACCGCGAGATCGTGAACGAGAAGCCCGTCCGAACGGAGTACTCCCTGACCGACCACGGCGAGTCCCTCGAACCGGTCATCGTCGCCATGCGCGACTGGGGGGAACGGCACATCACCGAGGCCGAGGACCCGGACGCCTCGCTGGCCTGA
- a CDS encoding matrixin family metalloprotease, whose protein sequence is MSVRPALAFALLVVTAGCVAPVPGDTTLDEGTPVVTQDGPETPVSTAEPRPNPWNESTLTVAVDAGPLADREAAAHVRAAAAFWSDHGDLFAGYDADFAVDPDAAEPDAVVQFVGNVTACDDVSHAAGCAPLIHESGDIDRPETVTVEAGLSNASTEHVVRHELGHLLGIEHGEAPREVMRANATLETVPRPDATERAFPWPDRSLSVFLAVDGDTDRRQVGHALDYYERGPDGVPANLSLTTTDNRSAADIVVRRGDCGGTAASCFTVRGPDPDGDDTVEQYHRAVITLDGVPADAVGWHVGNWLAYLFGAEEPAERPEPFRNASPEDRRDRWWEDG, encoded by the coding sequence ATGAGTGTCCGGCCCGCTCTCGCGTTCGCCCTCCTCGTCGTGACCGCGGGCTGTGTCGCCCCAGTCCCCGGCGACACGACGCTTGACGAGGGAACACCTGTCGTGACCCAAGACGGCCCGGAGACACCCGTCTCGACCGCTGAACCGCGGCCGAACCCGTGGAACGAGTCGACCCTCACCGTGGCTGTCGACGCCGGCCCGCTCGCCGACCGCGAAGCGGCCGCCCACGTCCGCGCCGCGGCGGCGTTCTGGTCGGACCACGGCGACCTGTTCGCGGGCTACGACGCCGACTTCGCCGTCGATCCGGACGCCGCCGAGCCTGATGCGGTCGTCCAGTTCGTGGGGAACGTCACCGCGTGTGACGACGTGAGCCACGCCGCCGGCTGTGCGCCGCTGATCCACGAGTCCGGCGATATCGACCGCCCCGAGACGGTGACCGTCGAGGCCGGTCTCTCGAACGCCTCGACCGAACACGTCGTCCGCCACGAACTCGGCCACCTGCTCGGCATCGAACACGGCGAGGCGCCGCGGGAGGTGATGCGGGCCAACGCAACTCTCGAAACCGTCCCGCGACCCGACGCCACCGAGCGGGCGTTCCCCTGGCCCGACCGCTCGCTCTCGGTGTTCCTCGCCGTCGACGGCGACACCGACCGGCGGCAGGTCGGCCACGCACTCGACTACTACGAGCGCGGCCCCGACGGCGTGCCGGCGAACCTGAGCCTCACCACCACCGACAACCGCTCAGCGGCCGATATCGTCGTCCGTCGGGGCGACTGCGGCGGTACCGCGGCCTCCTGTTTCACCGTCCGCGGCCCCGACCCCGACGGCGACGACACGGTCGAGCAGTACCACCGTGCGGTGATCACCCTCGACGGCGTGCCCGCCGACGCCGTCGGCTGGCACGTCGGGAACTGGCTGGCGTACCTGTTCGGCGCCGAGGAGCCCGCCGAACGCCCGGAGCCGTTCCGCAACGCCAGCCCAGAGGACCGGCGGGACCGGTGGTGGGAGGATGGCTGA
- a CDS encoding twin-arginine translocation signal domain-containing protein, with translation MIADRQPSRRRFLAGVAAGTVLGLAGCSTPGTNFASYSTVGDSVDGLDYAGTLDRARSAGYTVEAPFYVNARLRIGLPADAPALTSRFGDDARVVLTQFRYSETRFVEADFTGSEAPRLVIFDEELGFEQPFRPTNLPPDDWLREQFALLFPDGDAAAFVADAKEVASRAEENYVSVSVEGTPDFEAVTTAFEARAAATTTSETQGDGWITLTYAADGAEFGSFAVVVPSAQIGTRDSGHRYEIKLDRAGGFRLQVRLPAGEEMPESEYRAVFREMFEALGLPADRVAGYEFEYSPSVW, from the coding sequence ATGATCGCGGATCGGCAGCCCTCACGACGGCGGTTTCTCGCCGGTGTCGCCGCCGGCACCGTACTCGGCCTCGCGGGGTGTTCGACGCCCGGCACGAACTTCGCCAGCTACAGTACGGTCGGCGACAGCGTCGACGGCCTCGACTACGCCGGGACCCTCGACCGCGCCCGGTCGGCGGGCTACACGGTCGAGGCACCGTTCTACGTCAACGCGCGGCTCCGGATCGGCCTGCCCGCCGACGCGCCCGCGTTGACCAGCCGCTTCGGCGACGACGCCCGGGTCGTCCTGACGCAGTTCCGTTACTCCGAGACGCGGTTCGTCGAGGCGGACTTCACCGGCAGCGAGGCGCCGCGGCTGGTGATCTTCGACGAGGAACTGGGCTTCGAGCAGCCGTTCCGCCCGACGAACCTCCCGCCCGACGACTGGCTCCGCGAGCAGTTCGCGCTGCTGTTCCCCGACGGCGACGCCGCGGCGTTCGTCGCCGACGCGAAGGAGGTCGCCTCCAGGGCCGAGGAGAACTACGTCTCCGTGAGCGTCGAGGGGACGCCGGACTTCGAGGCCGTCACCACGGCGTTCGAGGCACGGGCGGCGGCGACGACGACCTCCGAGACACAGGGCGACGGCTGGATCACCCTCACGTACGCCGCCGACGGCGCCGAATTCGGCTCGTTCGCGGTCGTCGTCCCGAGCGCACAGATCGGTACCCGGGACTCGGGCCACCGCTACGAGATCAAACTCGACCGCGCCGGCGGCTTCCGGCTACAGGTACGACTCCCGGCCGGCGAGGAGATGCCCGAGTCGGAGTACCGCGCCGTGTTCCGCGAGATGTTCGAGGCGCTCGGACTGCCAGCCGACCGCGTCGCCGGCTACGAGTTCGAGTACAGCCCGAGCGTCTGGTGA
- a CDS encoding SLC13 family permease: protein MRRSRAVALAFAVLAAVALAPLPGLSRPGSFALATAAFAAVLWITEGVPLPATALCVPVLLTAFGVVPTMAEALAGFADPVIFLLLAGFALAAALQKHGLDRRIAFHLIARLGTSPRRLVLAVMTATATLSMIVSNSATTAMMIPVALGVAGAMGNGATDRVAASDAATGKPGTEDVATDGGVQSNIETALLLGTAYAASIGGMGTLIGTPTNAIVVSLIESEVGVRVGFVDWLAIGLPLVAISLPAAWLLLVRLYPPEVGDAGAARAHARRELAAAGSVSPAGRRTLAIAGTTASLWVLGGLDFLFEGVLPPGWYATLFGGAGSVVGATHQGLLFYVLVGLAAVPALLYWDCIEWDDVEGIDWGTLLLLGGGLALADGLAATDATEWLAAGVFGGLAGAPVVAVVLTLVTVTVLLSELASNTAVVAVFAPVLLGVGPRYAGALGTTPDLAAVFLAVTVGVAASLGFALPVATPPNAIAFGTGALGRREMLRAGSRLDLLMIGISTAMLLGSFALLWPVVF, encoded by the coding sequence GTGCGTCGGTCCCGGGCGGTGGCGCTGGCGTTCGCCGTGCTGGCGGCTGTCGCGCTCGCCCCGCTGCCGGGGCTCTCCCGCCCGGGGTCGTTCGCGCTCGCCACGGCGGCGTTCGCCGCGGTGCTGTGGATCACCGAGGGGGTGCCGCTGCCGGCGACGGCGCTCTGTGTGCCGGTCCTGCTCACGGCGTTCGGGGTGGTCCCCACGATGGCCGAGGCGCTCGCGGGCTTCGCCGACCCGGTGATCTTCCTGTTGCTCGCGGGCTTTGCCCTCGCGGCGGCGCTGCAGAAACACGGGCTGGACCGGCGTATCGCCTTCCACCTGATCGCACGGCTCGGCACCTCGCCCCGACGGCTCGTGCTGGCCGTGATGACGGCGACGGCGACGCTCTCGATGATCGTCTCGAACTCGGCGACGACGGCGATGATGATCCCTGTCGCCCTCGGCGTCGCCGGCGCGATGGGGAACGGGGCGACGGACCGTGTGGCGGCGAGCGACGCGGCGACGGGGAAGCCGGGGACGGAGGACGTCGCGACCGACGGCGGCGTGCAGTCGAACATCGAGACCGCGCTGTTGCTCGGAACCGCGTACGCCGCCAGTATCGGCGGGATGGGGACGCTGATCGGGACGCCGACTAACGCCATCGTCGTCTCGCTGATCGAGAGCGAGGTCGGGGTCCGTGTCGGCTTCGTCGACTGGCTGGCCATCGGGCTGCCGCTGGTGGCGATATCGCTCCCGGCGGCGTGGCTGCTGCTGGTTCGCCTCTACCCGCCCGAGGTGGGCGACGCCGGCGCCGCACGGGCACACGCCCGGCGCGAACTCGCGGCCGCTGGGTCGGTCTCACCGGCCGGTCGCCGGACGCTGGCTATCGCCGGCACCACGGCGAGCCTGTGGGTGCTCGGCGGCCTCGACTTCCTGTTCGAGGGTGTGCTCCCGCCGGGGTGGTACGCGACGCTCTTTGGCGGCGCCGGGAGCGTCGTCGGCGCGACCCATCAGGGGCTATTGTTCTACGTGCTGGTCGGCCTCGCCGCCGTGCCCGCGCTGCTGTACTGGGACTGCATCGAGTGGGACGACGTGGAGGGTATCGACTGGGGGACGCTGTTGTTGCTCGGCGGCGGCCTCGCCCTCGCGGACGGGCTGGCGGCGACTGACGCGACCGAGTGGCTCGCCGCCGGCGTCTTCGGCGGCCTCGCGGGAGCGCCGGTGGTCGCCGTGGTGCTCACGCTCGTCACCGTCACGGTGCTGCTCAGCGAACTCGCCTCGAACACGGCGGTCGTGGCGGTGTTCGCCCCCGTCCTGCTCGGCGTCGGGCCGCGCTACGCCGGCGCCCTCGGGACGACGCCGGACCTCGCCGCGGTCTTTCTCGCGGTCACGGTGGGGGTCGCCGCCAGTCTCGGGTTCGCGCTCCCGGTGGCGACGCCGCCCAACGCCATCGCGTTCGGCACGGGCGCGCTCGGGCGCCGGGAGATGCTCCGGGCGGGGAGTCGCCTCGACCTGCTGATGATCGGCATCTCGACGGCGATGCTGCTCGGGTCGTTCGCGCTCCTCTGGCCGGTCGTGTTCTGA
- a CDS encoding SDR family NAD(P)-dependent oxidoreductase, whose translation MLSNKTVIVTGGTTGIGKAIAARFVDAGANVVIAGRTVETGEAAAEELDCTFHRCDVSEYDQVEALVDAVVAEHGRLDTIVNNAGIGAVGTIEDLTVEDWHRVLSVNLSGVMYGSRAAMPFLKQSDGSIINVASIYGLVGAPAASAYAAAKGGVVNLTRSLAVDYAGDGVRVNSVCPGFVETPMTDEYLDQEQFYEFVRGQTPMGRVAQPEEIAGIVAFLASEDASYITGVNVPVDGGWTAH comes from the coding sequence ATGCTCTCTAACAAGACTGTCATCGTGACTGGCGGGACGACCGGGATCGGGAAGGCCATCGCCGCGCGGTTCGTCGACGCCGGCGCGAACGTGGTCATCGCCGGCCGAACCGTCGAGACCGGCGAGGCGGCCGCCGAGGAACTCGACTGTACGTTCCACCGGTGTGACGTCTCCGAGTACGACCAGGTGGAGGCGCTGGTCGACGCCGTCGTCGCCGAGCACGGTCGGCTGGACACCATCGTCAACAACGCCGGCATCGGCGCCGTCGGGACTATCGAGGACCTGACCGTCGAGGACTGGCACCGCGTGCTCTCGGTGAACCTCTCGGGGGTGATGTACGGCTCCCGGGCGGCGATGCCGTTCCTCAAACAGAGCGACGGTTCGATCATCAACGTCGCTTCGATCTACGGGCTGGTCGGTGCGCCGGCGGCGTCGGCCTACGCCGCGGCCAAGGGCGGGGTCGTGAACCTCACCCGGAGCCTCGCGGTGGACTACGCCGGCGACGGCGTCCGGGTCAACAGCGTCTGTCCCGGCTTCGTCGAGACGCCGATGACCGACGAGTACCTCGATCAGGAGCAGTTCTACGAGTTCGTGCGCGGCCAGACGCCCATGGGGCGGGTGGCTCAGCCCGAGGAAATCGCGGGTATCGTCGCCTTCCTCGCCTCCGAGGACGCCTCCTACATCACCGGCGTCAACGTCCCCGTCGACGGCGGCTGGACGGCCCACTGA
- a CDS encoding FAD-dependent oxidoreductase: MSDPFVVVGGDAAGLSAASKCKREAPDREVIVFEKGRWISFAHCGMPYYVKGEVESLGDLLSLSPGDVADRGIDLRRSHEVVAVDADAGTVTVESDGERVEQPYGDLLVATGAHAIDDSVDGADRDGVFTIHSMDAAAALRAFLTPPGEEPDDFGDLPVDHERVAAYADREPPASAAIVGGGYVGVEMAEALGARGLDVHLFQRSEFPLPTFGEAVGEHVAETLRDHGVTLHLNSEVERLDGGDSVEAVVTDSERVPVDAAVVGVGVEPNTELLDGSGVELGASGAVAVDEYGRTNREGVYAAGDCAEDRHAVTGDPDWVPLGLTANRAGRAIGRTVAGTPTPVGDIAGTAVVKAFEAECGRTGIIDHERAREAGFDPVSETITAGSRSGYYPGGADTTVTLTADRGTGRLLGGAIVGEDRAAIRIDTLATALEGDATVAELERLDLAYAPPFSPVWDPVLVAAKVLNGSIEG, from the coding sequence CTACTACGTGAAAGGCGAAGTCGAGTCGCTCGGGGACCTCCTCTCGCTCTCGCCGGGAGACGTCGCCGACCGGGGGATCGACCTCCGCCGGAGCCACGAAGTCGTCGCCGTCGACGCCGACGCGGGGACCGTCACCGTCGAGAGCGACGGGGAACGCGTCGAGCAGCCCTACGGCGACCTGCTCGTGGCGACGGGTGCCCACGCGATCGACGACTCCGTCGACGGCGCCGACCGCGATGGCGTCTTCACGATCCACAGCATGGACGCCGCCGCGGCGCTCCGGGCGTTCCTGACCCCGCCGGGCGAGGAACCGGACGATTTCGGCGATCTCCCCGTCGATCACGAACGGGTCGCCGCGTACGCCGACCGCGAGCCGCCGGCGTCGGCAGCAATCGTCGGCGGCGGCTACGTCGGCGTCGAGATGGCCGAGGCCCTCGGCGCACGCGGCCTCGACGTACACCTGTTCCAGCGCTCCGAGTTCCCGCTGCCGACGTTCGGCGAAGCCGTCGGCGAACACGTCGCCGAGACGCTCCGGGACCACGGGGTCACGCTCCACCTGAACAGCGAAGTCGAGCGACTCGACGGGGGTGACAGCGTCGAGGCCGTCGTCACCGATAGCGAGCGAGTGCCCGTGGACGCTGCCGTCGTCGGGGTCGGGGTCGAACCCAACACCGAACTGCTCGACGGGAGCGGGGTCGAACTCGGCGCGTCGGGCGCTGTCGCCGTCGACGAGTACGGCCGAACCAACCGCGAGGGGGTCTACGCGGCGGGCGACTGTGCGGAGGACCGCCACGCCGTGACCGGCGACCCCGACTGGGTGCCGCTGGGGCTGACCGCGAACCGCGCCGGCCGAGCCATCGGACGGACCGTCGCCGGGACGCCGACGCCGGTCGGCGACATCGCGGGCACCGCGGTGGTGAAAGCGTTCGAGGCAGAGTGTGGCCGGACCGGGATCATCGATCACGAACGGGCCCGCGAGGCCGGCTTCGATCCGGTCAGCGAGACGATCACCGCCGGGTCCCGCTCGGGCTACTACCCCGGTGGCGCCGACACGACGGTGACGCTGACCGCCGACCGGGGGACGGGCCGACTGCTCGGGGGCGCCATCGTCGGCGAGGACCGCGCCGCGATCCGTATCGACACGCTGGCGACGGCGCTCGAGGGCGACGCGACGGTCGCGGAACTCGAACGGCTGGATCTGGCGTACGCGCCGCCGTTCAGCCCGGTCTGGGACCCGGTGCTCGTCGCGGCGAAGGTGCTGAACGGGTCGATAGAGGGCTGA